Part of the Aquamicrobium lusatiense genome is shown below.
GTCGGGTGGTCACGCTCACCGGCGCGCGAAACGGCGATCGTATCCGCTGTGGTGTCGGCAGCAAGCGCGAGGCGGCTGACCAGATCCTGCGGAAAGAACGGCGTATCGCCAGCGACAGTGACCAGTGCGCGGACCGAATCCTGCTTCTCTATCCATTCGAGGCCGGCCAGAACGCCGGCCAGCGGGCCGACATAGCCTTCGATGGTGTCGGGCAATATGGGCAGGCCGATATCAGAAAAACGGGTCGGATCGCCGTTGGCGCTAAGGCTGAGCGTGGCGACCTGCGGCCGGATCCGTTCAATCACATGGCGCAGAATTGGCTTGCCGGACAATTCCAGCAGGCATTTGTCGCCGCCGCCCATGCGGCTCGACAATCCACCAGCCAGGATGATGCCTGCAATGTTCTGCACCATGGTTTTCAGCTGTCCTATATGCCGTCGGGTCCCATGCTGGGGCCGGCGCTCTTGGCCGCGGTCTCGTATCGGCCGACCGTGCGCTCGCGGTAAAGCGTGTAAAGGCCGGAGGCAACGATGATCGTTGCGCCGAGAATCATCAGCATATCTGGCAGTTCGGAAAAAATGATGATCCCAAGCAGGATGGATGACAAAAGCGAGGTGTAGCGGAAGGGGGATATGAACGACACCTCGCCCACTCGCATGGCCATGATGATGAAATGATAACC
Proteins encoded:
- the mobA gene encoding molybdenum cofactor guanylyltransferase MobA — its product is MVQNIAGIILAGGLSSRMGGGDKCLLELSGKPILRHVIERIRPQVATLSLSANGDPTRFSDIGLPILPDTIEGYVGPLAGVLAGLEWIEKQDSVRALVTVAGDTPFFPQDLVSRLALAADTTADTIAVSRAGERDHPTFALWPKAMASPLRSYLLQGGRRVFGFIEARSSVAVDFQSNGGADPFFNINTPENLAEAERIVREGSA